The stretch of DNA ccaccgtcacGCCGTCATCCAGATCCACATAGAAAAGCTGCAGTcactcgtccaccgtcacGCCGTTATCCATGCGCACATTGCAGCCCGCCGCTCTGAGCTCGCGTATCGcagccggcacgctcgtcagccgattgTCGCCGAGATACAACCtcaccagcgacgtgagctgcccgatctccgccggcacgctcgtcagctgattgccgtaGAGGTACAGctccgtcagcgacgtgagctgcccgatctccgccggcaagctcgtcagctgattttCGGTGAGGCTCAGCTtcaccagcgacgtgagctgcccaatctctgccggcacgctcgtcagctgattgtcgtAGAGTAACAACGCtgtcagcgacgtgagccgcccgatctccgccggcaagctcgtcagctgattaTTGCCAAGGCTCAActccgtcagcgacgtgagctgcccgatctccgccagCACGCTCGTTAGCCGATTGTCGCCGAGGAACAACCCCTCCAGCGACGCTAGCTGCCCGACCTCCGCCGGTACGCGCGTCAGCAGATTGTCGCCGAGGAACAACGCCGTCAGCGACGTaagctgcccgatctccaccggcacgctcgtcagcttgtTGCTGCTGAGGGACAACGccctcagcgacgtgagcagCCCGATCTCCGCTGGCACTCTCGTCAGCTCATTGTGGTTGAGCTCCAACctctccagcgacgtgagatgcccgatctccgccggcacgctcgtcagtTGATTTTCGGCGaggtgagctgcccgatctccgtcggcaagctcgtcagctggTTGCCGGTGAGATATAACTTCGTCATCgccgtgagctgcccgatctccgccggcaggctcgtcagctgattgttgCTGATGTTCAACTCCcacagcgacgtgagctgcccgatctccgccggcacgctcgtcagctgattggcGCCGAGGTGCAATTGTGTCAGCGACGTGAGatgcccgatctccgccggcacgctcgtcagcttgtAATGGACCACATAAACCCTAACTCctccgcgccatcgcgcagAGTGGATTAGATCCTCCCcccggcgaggggcgcgtccTGGGAGTGATCGGCACGTGATTCGTCGCCTgtggctcgcgcggggcacGGTTCCATCGACACGGCCTTGACCGTCAAGACCGACTTACAGAATCGTGATGAATATCGtcgggacgcggacgcgcatgtcgccgcgccctttcgcgccgccggcctcCTCGTTTGTAGACCTCATCGGGAGAGGCGGCTCCAAAATCTCCACCCCCGACCCCGTCTGACGCGGCTTCGCATGTGTCGCACGTCCATCCGCCCTCCGGGGCGCCCTCTGGCATGCACTGCCTGCACGCGCCCATGCCACACGTCGCGAAGTTCTCGCACGTCGCCTCATCACGTTTGCACTCGTCTCCGCACACATGGCAGTGCGCCGCGTGCCCGAACACGCCACACAGGGAAAAAAATATCCAAGACTAAATATCGCGGGACGCAGAGGCTTGCTTGTAAACTCACGAAAGACCAAGACACGAACGTGGTGCATACAACACAAAAATAAGTAACGTTACAAAAGCAATGGCGATCGACTCACATCGCGGTCGTAGCGCGGTGGTGAGGTGATCGTCTTCGAGGCTTCTCTACACGAGGACAGCTGCGAAAGAGTCCGCTTATTCCTGTACAGTCATCGCGTGGAGCAGTATTTGCCATTCAAGTCAGAGTCTGGCGCATGGCGAATCATGGCTGAGCAGTCGACTGGACGACCTGTGTCTGTGAGTGGATGAGTGTGTTGTGAACAACCATCGCTTTGCCTGCGGCTGCctgctggcggcggcgcctgcgAACGACCAACCACCTGCATCCGACGCAGCAGCCGCAGATGAAAAGGCACATGACGGCGAGTACGGCGATTCCGGACGCCTGGTCCAAACCTGGGAGCGGGCCGTCCTTTTCGCCCGATGCTTTGTTCCTGTTGCGGATAGTTTCGATGGCGGCCAACTTTgcggcgccgatgacgtcgacgatgggGCATTCAGTCGAGCCGATGTCGGTGGTTGCGGTTGCCCAGTTTGGCGCAACCCGCGCGGGACAGAAGAAGGATCCGACGTCGGTGACCTTGCCGCAGATCTGAGTGCCAACACGCTCGACGGTAATGGTGGACATCGGCGTGTACTTTTCGACGCCATTCACCGTGGTTCTCTTGACAAAGATATCCTGGGTGTAATCCACGTTGATGGCTCGGTCGGGCTTGGTCTTGAGACAGGCtttgacgccgtcgaggagctgctGGCCGGCACCGAGGGACACCTGGATGCACTCCCCGAGGAGCATGCCCACGAGAGCGTCGTTGCTGTTGCGAACCCTA from Micromonas commoda chromosome 3, complete sequence encodes:
- a CDS encoding predicted protein encodes the protein MARRTDELADGDRAAHLAENQLTSVPAEIGHLTSLERLELNHNELTRVPAEIGLLTSLRALSLSSNKLTSVPVEIGQLTSLTALFLGDNLLTRVPAEVGQLASLEGLFLGDNRLTSVLAEIGQLTSLTELSLGNNQLTSLPAEIGRLTSLTALLLYDNQLTSVPAEIGQLTSLVKLSLTENQLTSLPAEIGQLTSLTELYLYGNQLTSVPAEIGQLTSLVRLYLGDNRLTSVPAAIRELRAAGCNVRMDNGVTVDE
- a CDS encoding predicted protein; protein product: MVDSGNQWKTRGYLPGVNTWGSRVDTWRVKDFVTTVETSLREAASSVFARCQYGQVGESLKQLASVCSGLSFAERTKILDAASKLLNNLTAFNGTDMTLGNAGDTNLQPDANSTDGDASYSVDTAIVRVPTDNETLAAACMGTVVSNSADSSVAPVTSRRRTSRRRLSQAEADAATLQDAGCWSRVRNSNDALVGMLLGECIQVSLGAGQQLLDGVKACLKTKPDRAINVDYTQDIFVKRTTVNGVEKYTPMSTITVERVGTQICGKVTDVGSFFCPARVAPNWATATTDIGSTECPIVDVIGAAKLAAIETIRNRNKASGEKDGPLPGLDQASGIAVLAVMCLFICGCCVGCRWLVVRRRRRQQAAAGKAMVVHNTLIHSQTQVVQSTAQP